In Desulfotignum phosphitoxidans DSM 13687, a single window of DNA contains:
- a CDS encoding CBS domain-containing protein, whose product MINARDIMQTSIISVTPDTDIASAVKILLNNHINGVPVVNDREELVGILCQSDLIFQQKEVPIPPIFTILDSIFPLFSSKKMDDEIQKIAAATVAQAMIKDVVTVTADTPLSEIASLMVEKHFHTIPVVENKKLVGIIGKEDVLKTLASDA is encoded by the coding sequence ATGATCAACGCCCGTGATATTATGCAAACCAGCATCATCAGTGTCACCCCGGATACCGATATTGCCAGTGCCGTCAAAATACTGCTCAACAACCATATCAACGGCGTGCCCGTGGTCAATGACCGGGAAGAGCTGGTCGGTATTCTGTGCCAGAGTGATCTGATCTTTCAACAGAAAGAGGTGCCCATCCCCCCCATTTTCACCATCCTGGATTCCATTTTTCCGTTGTTTTCGTCTAAAAAAATGGATGATGAAATTCAGAAGATAGCTGCCGCCACCGTGGCCCAGGCCATGATCAAGGATGTGGTGACGGTGACGGCGGACACGCCGCTCAGTGAAATCGCCAGCCTCATGGTGGAAAAACATTTTCATACCATCCCCGTGGTGGAGAACAAAAAACTGGTGGGCATCATCGGCAAGGAAGATGTCCTTAAAACCCTGGCATCTGATGCCTGA
- the hpf gene encoding ribosome hibernation-promoting factor, HPF/YfiA family — translation MQLAINFKQMESSDALKSYAQEKLDKLDKMLDAPGEANLVLSIEKIRHIAEVNLVSDKLRINAKEEAETMYSALDGLSDKVQAQIKKNKEKARRHLAGDKQTIKTTPELESLEK, via the coding sequence ATGCAGCTTGCCATAAATTTTAAGCAGATGGAATCCTCAGACGCCCTGAAATCTTATGCCCAGGAAAAACTGGACAAACTGGACAAAATGCTGGATGCCCCGGGGGAGGCAAATCTGGTGTTGTCGATTGAAAAAATTCGTCATATTGCGGAAGTGAATCTGGTCAGTGATAAACTCAGAATCAATGCCAAAGAAGAAGCGGAAACCATGTATTCCGCCCTTGACGGTCTGTCGGACAAAGTCCAGGCCCAGATCAAAAAGAACAAGGAAAAAGCCAGACGTCACCTGGCCGGTGACAAGCAGACCATCAAAACCACGCCCGAACTGGAATCTTTGGAAAAATAA
- a CDS encoding cache domain-containing protein has protein sequence MIPIFKKCLKSDLFKEIFTIIVPIWAVFVIFTLSVCLIFIPSFKNSLTDQKKELIQSLTHSAVSLLSEYHERVLSGELTKTQAKSRARERIRYLRYGAEAKDYFWIIDRHPYMIMHPYRPDMEGRDLSSLSDEQNNFPFIDMVEIALNQGEGYVNYYWQWKDAPHKIVPKISYVKLFDPWGWIVGTGLYVEDVQKEIRLLVNKINQVFMAVFLVIFALSIYITWQTIRIRNKKITAERAAQKEKQTLALILESTPHGITLIDRDDKYLYVNPYFTKITGYTLADIPDKQTWFQKAYPDPAYRKLVLDAWKNDTPIEGPVHIREFKIMCKDGQGKDIEFRSSYMADKKISVLTDITQRKEADIIRREKDRLQGVLELSGAVCHEMNQPLMSISGYFELMMLNMSEDDPNYPRIKKIQVQLERMAGITKKMMQISRYRTKDYLNGKIVDISGTPDGDPPKK, from the coding sequence ATGATCCCGATTTTTAAAAAATGCCTGAAATCCGATTTATTCAAAGAAATCTTCACTATTATCGTTCCCATCTGGGCGGTGTTCGTGATATTTACCCTGAGCGTCTGTCTGATTTTTATTCCTTCTTTTAAAAACAGCCTGACCGATCAGAAAAAAGAGTTGATCCAGTCTCTGACACACAGTGCCGTCAGTCTTTTGTCTGAATACCACGAAAGGGTTTTATCCGGTGAGTTGACAAAAACCCAGGCCAAATCCAGAGCCAGAGAGCGGATACGATACCTGCGGTACGGCGCTGAGGCCAAAGATTATTTCTGGATTATCGACCGGCATCCGTACATGATCATGCACCCGTACCGCCCGGATATGGAAGGCCGGGACCTGTCCTCACTTTCTGATGAACAAAACAACTTCCCTTTTATCGACATGGTGGAAATCGCCTTGAACCAGGGAGAAGGATATGTCAATTATTACTGGCAGTGGAAAGATGCGCCCCATAAAATCGTTCCAAAAATTTCCTACGTCAAACTGTTCGATCCCTGGGGATGGATTGTGGGAACCGGCCTGTATGTCGAGGATGTACAAAAAGAGATCCGTCTGTTGGTTAACAAAATAAATCAAGTGTTTATGGCCGTTTTTTTGGTGATATTTGCCTTGTCCATCTACATCACCTGGCAGACCATTCGTATCCGCAACAAGAAAATAACCGCTGAGCGCGCCGCTCAAAAAGAAAAACAGACCCTGGCTCTGATCCTGGAAAGCACCCCCCACGGGATCACCCTGATTGACAGGGATGATAAATACCTTTACGTCAATCCGTATTTCACCAAAATAACCGGATATACCCTGGCAGATATTCCGGACAAACAGACGTGGTTTCAAAAAGCGTATCCGGATCCGGCGTATCGAAAGCTGGTGCTTGATGCCTGGAAAAACGATACGCCCATCGAAGGACCGGTTCATATCCGTGAATTTAAAATCATGTGCAAAGACGGGCAAGGCAAAGACATTGAATTCAGGTCTTCTTATATGGCAGATAAAAAAATTTCCGTGTTGACCGACATCACCCAAAGAAAAGAAGCAGACATCATTCGCAGGGAAAAAGACCGGCTACAGGGCGTGCTGGAGCTCTCGGGGGCGGTATGCCATGAAATGAATCAGCCGCTGATGAGCATATCCGGTTATTTTGAACTGATGATGCTCAATATGTCTGAGGATGATCCCAATTATCCCAGAATCAAAAAAATCCAGGTCCAGCTGGAAAGAATGGCCGGTATCACTAAAAAAATGATGCAGATCTCCCGGTACCGGACCAAAGACTATCTGAACGGAAAAATCGTAGATATTTCCGGGACCCCGGATGGGGATCCCCCAAAAAAATAA
- a CDS encoding ferritin family protein: protein MAYDFNVNEVFEMAIQIEANGANFYRKAAGMQKDPDNKAFLEKLARMEDKHKTTFESMQKEVSEGEKQETVFDPADELSMYLKAMADNHGGEGDPDIVDAFTGEEPIEEIITTAIGLEKESILFYLGLKDLVPAKYGHDKLDHIIKEEKLHIAQLTGFLKKIKA from the coding sequence ATGGCATATGATTTTAATGTGAACGAAGTATTTGAAATGGCAATTCAGATCGAAGCCAATGGCGCCAATTTTTACAGAAAAGCCGCTGGAATGCAGAAAGATCCGGACAACAAAGCGTTTCTGGAAAAACTGGCCCGCATGGAAGACAAACACAAAACCACGTTTGAATCCATGCAGAAAGAGGTTTCCGAGGGGGAAAAGCAGGAAACCGTGTTTGATCCGGCCGATGAACTGTCCATGTATCTGAAAGCCATGGCAGACAATCATGGTGGCGAAGGAGACCCGGATATTGTCGACGCTTTCACGGGTGAAGAACCCATTGAAGAGATCATCACCACAGCCATCGGCCTGGAAAAAGAATCCATTTTATTCTATCTGGGACTCAAGGACCTGGTCCCTGCCAAATACGGCCATGACAAGCTGGATCATATCATCAAGGAAGAAAAACTGCACATCGCCCAGTTGACCGGATTTTTGAAAAAAATCAAGGCGTAA
- a CDS encoding TAXI family TRAP transporter solute-binding subunit, with protein sequence MCSRWFKWGMVVWVWIVLAGISGIPVRSAISGEMPLFRIGTGGLMGVYYPIGRALGMGFSSTGTADGRVAVAQTSGGSVANVRALAKKEIEAALVQADVAFRALKGTGPFSGEKTPSLQAIASLYPERLQMMVRKDAGIHGVRDMKNKTVSLDESGSGTLAVMRIVLDAYGLRETDLNPVYLKPEFTIESLAQRRLDGISLMSGTPAPAIAQIMSPQFSLVPVDPEIAATIHQRHPYLLPGVIPADTYPGVPEIPTLEVYALLVVREDVDEALVYELTKTLWNAETQRLLQAAHPLGHAITMQSALHGLTLALHPGAVQFYRQHHALPEGDAIP encoded by the coding sequence ATGTGCAGCAGATGGTTCAAATGGGGAATGGTTGTCTGGGTGTGGATAGTATTGGCAGGGATATCGGGAATACCGGTTCGTTCGGCCATCTCCGGAGAAATGCCGTTGTTCCGTATCGGTACGGGTGGATTGATGGGGGTTTATTATCCCATCGGCCGGGCCCTGGGCATGGGATTTTCATCCACGGGGACCGCCGATGGCCGGGTGGCCGTTGCCCAGACCTCAGGCGGGTCCGTGGCCAATGTACGGGCGTTGGCCAAAAAAGAGATCGAAGCGGCCCTGGTTCAGGCGGATGTGGCTTTCCGTGCCCTGAAAGGGACAGGGCCTTTTTCAGGAGAAAAAACACCCTCTTTGCAGGCCATTGCCAGCCTGTACCCGGAACGGCTGCAAATGATGGTCCGAAAAGATGCCGGCATTCATGGTGTCAGGGACATGAAAAACAAAACCGTGTCTCTGGACGAGTCCGGATCCGGCACACTCGCTGTCATGCGCATTGTCCTTGACGCGTATGGATTAAGGGAAACAGATCTTAATCCCGTGTATCTCAAACCGGAATTTACCATTGAAAGCCTGGCGCAACGCCGACTTGACGGCATTTCTCTCATGTCAGGAACGCCCGCCCCGGCCATTGCGCAAATCATGAGTCCCCAATTTTCTCTGGTCCCCGTGGACCCGGAAATTGCCGCAACCATTCATCAGCGCCATCCGTATCTTCTGCCGGGAGTGATTCCGGCGGACACTTACCCGGGCGTCCCTGAGATTCCGACGCTGGAAGTGTATGCCCTGTTGGTGGTTCGGGAAGATGTCGATGAGGCACTGGTGTATGAACTGACCAAAACCCTCTGGAATGCTGAAACCCAGCGGCTGCTCCAGGCGGCCCATCCGCTGGGCCATGCCATTACCATGCAATCCGCCCTGCATGGCCTCACCCTGGCCCTTCATCCCGGGGCCGTTCAATTCTACCGTCAACACCACGCATTGCCGGAAGGGGATGCCATACCATGA
- a CDS encoding hybrid sensor histidine kinase/response regulator, which translates to MRLPFRSAVSIGWITVIIVLAMVLSAGFYTRITLRSVERILPTILLDQLQALSRVSEELSEVIIQSALIQKDPTPETVADLVRQVDAVYTSLVALRNTYVFDNLVQASTFHDAVAPALVDARQWLTLGVSGHPPHSDLSLSVVHSRLRFAQAKAWNIRNDSHASAQIILDRQRERLEKFLTGVNIFMWLSSLVFLLVLVLMFRHRKLLKSEAAAQSERRQAEKSLRHSEERAVRQRKAIADLALDPVVHSEDKEAAFARLVETACKTIHVSRANVWQFSNDDTVLECVAFFGVDPDGNTPGMQIKTADFPRYFEQFQKQGRIFVDDALKDERMREFVDFYLVPMGITSTLDAGIISQGKLVGIFTMAHTGEKRTWHPDEEAFAGTLAGMAAQVIFNAEHRRLTSQLRQAQKMESVGRLAGGVAHDFNNMLGVILGHVELAMGRIGSMGPVHKDLERIRESAMRSADLTKQLLTFARKQIISPRVLDLNDTVDSMLSMLRRLIGENIRLVWQPGNDLWPVKMDPSQIDQILANLCVNARDAISGVGTITIQTDRKIFDQMYCDHHSGAVPGEYVLLSVGDDGAGMDKAVLKNLFEPFFTTKDIGKGTGLGLATVYGIVKQNNGYINVYSEPGLGSVFRIYLPRHIITDPDPELLSDIHEPDPIMPAGNETILLVEDEPAILEVAGLMLQGLGYTVLSADTPKKAITLAKTHDKKIHLLLTDVVMPEMNGKDLAGYLSTVHPDLKCVFMSGYTADVIAHHEVGHKGIQFIQKPFSKNELAIRIRTALDR; encoded by the coding sequence ATGAGGCTTCCCTTTCGAAGCGCAGTATCCATCGGCTGGATCACCGTCATTATCGTATTGGCCATGGTATTGTCCGCCGGATTTTATACCCGGATAACCCTGCGGTCTGTGGAACGGATCCTGCCGACCATTCTGCTGGACCAGCTCCAGGCGTTGAGCCGGGTTTCAGAAGAACTCAGTGAAGTGATCATTCAATCGGCGTTGATCCAGAAAGACCCGACCCCGGAAACGGTTGCCGATTTAGTCCGCCAGGTGGATGCGGTGTACACCTCCCTGGTGGCATTGCGTAACACCTATGTGTTTGATAACCTTGTCCAGGCCTCCACATTTCATGATGCCGTGGCACCTGCTCTGGTGGATGCCCGACAATGGCTGACGCTGGGTGTGTCCGGTCATCCCCCGCACAGTGACTTGTCCCTGAGCGTTGTCCATTCCCGGCTGCGCTTTGCCCAGGCCAAGGCGTGGAACATCCGCAATGATTCCCATGCATCCGCCCAGATCATTCTTGACCGGCAGCGGGAACGCCTGGAAAAATTTTTAACGGGTGTCAATATTTTCATGTGGTTGAGCAGTCTTGTCTTTTTGCTGGTTCTGGTGTTGATGTTCCGCCACCGCAAGTTGCTGAAAAGTGAAGCCGCTGCCCAGTCCGAGCGCCGGCAGGCGGAAAAGAGTCTGCGCCACAGCGAAGAGCGCGCCGTGAGACAGCGAAAAGCCATTGCCGATCTGGCGCTGGACCCTGTGGTTCATTCAGAAGACAAAGAAGCGGCGTTTGCCCGGCTTGTGGAAACGGCCTGCAAAACCATTCATGTGTCCCGGGCCAATGTCTGGCAGTTTTCCAACGACGACACCGTGCTGGAATGTGTGGCGTTTTTCGGCGTTGATCCCGATGGGAACACACCGGGAATGCAGATCAAGACAGCCGATTTTCCCCGTTATTTTGAGCAGTTTCAAAAACAGGGGCGAATATTTGTCGACGATGCGTTAAAAGATGAGCGCATGCGTGAATTCGTGGATTTTTATCTCGTTCCCATGGGAATCACTTCCACTTTGGATGCCGGTATTATTTCCCAGGGGAAGCTGGTCGGGATTTTTACCATGGCCCACACAGGTGAAAAACGGACATGGCATCCGGACGAGGAAGCTTTTGCCGGCACCCTGGCCGGTATGGCGGCCCAGGTCATCTTCAATGCCGAGCACCGCCGCCTGACTTCCCAGCTCAGGCAGGCTCAGAAAATGGAGTCCGTGGGCCGGCTGGCCGGCGGAGTGGCCCATGATTTCAATAACATGCTGGGGGTGATTCTGGGGCATGTGGAATTGGCAATGGGACGGATCGGTTCTATGGGGCCGGTACATAAAGATCTGGAACGAATCCGGGAATCCGCCATGCGTTCCGCGGATCTGACCAAACAACTACTGACATTTGCCAGAAAGCAGATCATCTCCCCCCGGGTCCTGGATCTGAACGACACTGTGGACAGCATGCTCAGTATGTTACGTCGATTGATCGGTGAAAATATCCGTCTGGTCTGGCAGCCGGGCAACGATCTGTGGCCCGTTAAAATGGATCCCTCCCAGATCGATCAGATCCTGGCCAATCTGTGTGTCAATGCCAGAGATGCCATCAGCGGTGTGGGCACTATCACCATTCAAACAGATAGAAAAATATTTGATCAAATGTATTGCGACCATCACTCGGGTGCTGTTCCGGGAGAGTATGTCCTGCTGTCCGTGGGTGATGACGGGGCCGGTATGGACAAAGCAGTCTTAAAAAATCTGTTCGAGCCGTTTTTTACCACCAAAGATATCGGTAAAGGCACCGGCCTTGGCCTTGCAACGGTCTACGGGATTGTCAAACAGAACAACGGCTATATCAATGTTTACAGTGAGCCGGGTCTTGGGTCTGTTTTCAGAATATATCTGCCCCGGCATATCATCACGGACCCGGACCCGGAGTTATTGTCTGATATTCATGAACCCGATCCCATCATGCCGGCCGGTAATGAAACCATTTTGCTGGTGGAAGATGAACCGGCCATACTGGAAGTCGCCGGGCTGATGCTTCAAGGCCTGGGATATACGGTTTTATCGGCGGACACCCCGAAAAAAGCCATCACTCTGGCGAAAACCCATGATAAAAAGATTCACCTGCTTTTGACGGATGTGGTGATGCCGGAGATGAACGGCAAGGATCTGGCCGGCTACCTCTCAACGGTGCATCCGGATCTCAAGTGTGTGTTCATGTCCGGGTATACGGCAGATGTCATTGCCCATCACGAGGTGGGCCACAAAGGGATTCAGTTTATTCAGAAACCGTTTTCTAAAAATGAACTGGCAATCCGAATCAGAACCGCCCTGGACAGGTAA
- a CDS encoding DUF1848 domain-containing protein: MRGKDSKTAIKMATPAQRNRLRGAKGLQWKKTTVIRADQKRVPARAPVIISASRATDIPAFYADWLIHRLEAGYAVWVNPFNRKPSYISFEAARLFVFWTKNPRPLMARLDEFEKREINYYFQFTLNDYESEKLEPRLPPLKERIRTFRELSDKIGRHRVIWRFDPLIVTPGLSVEHLLEKIASIGSRLMHKTDKLVVSFVDVAAYQKVQNNLIRELDCFDRASVFSAEPSESQIRQIARGLEQLKTRWYKQGWDITVATCGESMDLKTDYGIVKNKCIDDDLIRRVFSHDQKLMRFVDYGETDPDTVGQLEMFATPRKVNLKDKGQRKACGCISSKDIGMYDTCPHFCVYCYANTSRHSVNRQFARHSKHGEGLVDSPDSSQP, from the coding sequence ATGAGGGGAAAAGACAGCAAAACAGCCATCAAAATGGCAACTCCGGCGCAGCGAAATCGATTGCGTGGTGCAAAAGGCCTGCAATGGAAAAAAACAACCGTGATCCGGGCAGATCAAAAAAGGGTCCCGGCCCGGGCACCGGTCATTATTTCCGCCAGCCGGGCCACGGATATTCCCGCATTTTACGCTGACTGGCTGATTCATCGACTTGAAGCCGGATATGCCGTGTGGGTCAACCCGTTCAACCGGAAGCCCAGTTATATTTCTTTTGAAGCGGCCCGCCTGTTTGTGTTCTGGACCAAAAACCCCAGGCCCCTGATGGCCCGTCTGGATGAATTTGAAAAAAGAGAGATCAATTATTATTTTCAGTTTACGCTCAACGATTATGAGTCCGAAAAACTGGAACCCCGTCTGCCGCCGCTGAAAGAGCGGATCCGCACATTCAGGGAACTGTCCGACAAAATCGGCAGACACCGTGTGATCTGGCGGTTCGATCCATTGATCGTCACCCCCGGGCTGTCTGTGGAACATCTGCTGGAAAAAATCGCATCCATCGGCAGCCGGTTGATGCATAAAACCGATAAACTGGTGGTCAGTTTCGTGGATGTTGCCGCATATCAAAAGGTTCAGAACAACCTGATTCGGGAACTGGATTGTTTTGACAGGGCTTCCGTGTTTTCTGCTGAGCCGTCAGAATCGCAGATCCGTCAGATCGCCCGGGGACTTGAACAATTGAAAACACGCTGGTACAAACAGGGCTGGGATATCACCGTGGCCACCTGCGGAGAATCCATGGACCTGAAAACGGATTACGGCATTGTCAAAAACAAATGCATCGATGATGATCTGATCCGCAGGGTATTCTCCCATGATCAGAAATTGATGCGGTTTGTGGATTATGGTGAAACCGATCCAGACACTGTCGGGCAACTGGAAATGTTTGCCACCCCCAGAAAAGTCAATCTCAAGGACAAGGGCCAGCGCAAAGCCTGCGGCTGCATCTCCAGCAAAGATATCGGGATGTACGATACCTGCCCGCATTTCTGTGTCTATTGCTATGCCAACACATCCCGACACAGTGTGAACCGCCAGTTTGCCCGGCACAGCAAACATGGAGAAGGTCTTGTGGATTCACCGGATTCATCTCAACCCTGA
- a CDS encoding aspartate kinase, producing the protein MKVIKIGGGCLKDGPTTNIILDLAAVRGKGNIFVVSAFYGITNALISGIEAALASEDTIEGVIRDLRNRHQIIVDCLMKPPEEKKRALQKLDKLLGKLERYYFGISFTREATPRMRDIICVFGEKMSAMILAAAMASRGIDSGVALPEEAGIITDGKFMDATALIAPTRENLSLRLGRQVTKNKILFVPGFYGVSDTGEITTFGRGGSDYSAAVVAAGVDADLLEIWKDTPGFMTADPDNIPECRLIPELTYEEAAELAYTGAGILHPRTVEPVRQAGIDIAIKNTYDPDARGSRITRQAREADTIIKSVSYTSDVAILKIHASGVGVRQGILSLITGAVSGSGINIKSVVTSQTCISLLVSKNDAQTAHDCIRAIHPRPFRESACRTRVALVSIVGEGLHLSRGIAARCFTAVSKADVNIEMISFGASDAAMYFLVHEDSLDPTIQALHDTFFNASPPPN; encoded by the coding sequence ATGAAAGTCATTAAAATCGGCGGCGGATGCCTAAAAGACGGGCCCACGACAAACATTATTCTGGATCTGGCGGCAGTCCGGGGAAAAGGAAATATCTTTGTGGTGTCCGCGTTTTACGGAATTACCAACGCCCTGATTTCCGGCATTGAGGCGGCACTGGCATCTGAAGACACCATTGAAGGGGTAATCCGGGACCTGAGAAACCGTCATCAGATCATTGTTGACTGTCTGATGAAACCGCCTGAAGAAAAAAAACGGGCACTTCAGAAACTGGATAAACTGCTCGGCAAACTGGAACGGTACTATTTCGGCATCAGTTTCACCCGGGAAGCCACGCCGAGGATGCGGGATATCATCTGTGTCTTTGGGGAAAAGATGTCCGCCATGATCCTGGCAGCGGCCATGGCATCCCGGGGAATTGACAGCGGCGTGGCCCTGCCGGAAGAGGCCGGCATCATCACGGACGGCAAATTCATGGATGCCACGGCCCTGATCGCTCCCACCCGGGAAAATCTGTCCCTGCGCCTGGGCAGACAGGTCACGAAAAACAAAATTTTGTTTGTTCCCGGATTCTATGGTGTCAGTGACACCGGAGAAATCACCACATTCGGCAGAGGCGGGTCTGATTATTCCGCAGCCGTGGTTGCTGCCGGGGTCGATGCCGACCTCCTGGAAATCTGGAAAGACACCCCTGGATTCATGACGGCGGACCCGGACAATATCCCCGAGTGCCGGCTGATTCCTGAGCTGACCTATGAGGAAGCTGCGGAACTGGCCTATACGGGTGCCGGAATTCTGCATCCCCGCACAGTGGAACCGGTACGGCAGGCAGGTATTGACATTGCCATCAAAAACACCTATGACCCGGATGCCCGGGGCAGCCGGATCACCCGCCAGGCCAGAGAAGCCGACACCATTATCAAAAGCGTTTCCTACACAAGCGATGTCGCTATTTTAAAAATCCATGCCTCGGGCGTGGGGGTCCGGCAGGGCATTCTTTCCCTGATCACGGGGGCTGTTTCCGGCAGCGGCATCAACATCAAATCCGTGGTAACCTCCCAGACCTGTATCAGCCTGCTGGTTTCCAAAAACGACGCCCAAACCGCCCATGACTGTATCCGTGCCATTCACCCGCGGCCTTTCCGGGAATCGGCCTGCAGAACCCGGGTGGCTCTGGTCAGTATTGTGGGAGAAGGACTGCACCTGAGCCGGGGCATTGCGGCCCGATGTTTTACTGCGGTTTCCAAAGCAGATGTCAACATTGAAATGATCTCTTTCGGGGCCTCGGATGCGGCCATGTATTTTCTGGTGCATGAAGACAGCCTGGATCCCACCATTCAGGCACTGCACGACACCTTTTTCAATGCTTCGCCGCCACCCAATTGA
- a CDS encoding 2-hydroxyacid dehydrogenase, translating into MIDGQKILITRKYPAAGMDLLKKEPFQLTFWEKDRPMTPAELAAQAKNHDALLCTLTDRIDQPFLARCSHLEIISQFAVGYDNIDIPEATRKKIPVGFTPDAMSEATADIAFGLMIAAARNFFFLHKTILTGEWGYFNPTGHLGFELKGKTLGILGLGRIGVKMAERCKSAYGMTIIYHNRNRNLSAEKPLDARWVSFDQLLKQSDILSVHCALTPETRHIFDAQAFKQMKPSAVFINTARGPIHHEPDLIQALNQKQIWGAGLDVTDPEPMAPDNLLLSMENVCVLPHIGSGTMEARDQMSVLAAENIIAFYKTGRVPHIVNPEVLA; encoded by the coding sequence ATGATTGACGGACAGAAAATACTCATCACACGCAAATATCCGGCTGCCGGCATGGACCTGCTCAAAAAGGAACCGTTCCAGCTCACCTTCTGGGAAAAGGACCGGCCCATGACCCCGGCGGAGCTGGCAGCACAGGCAAAGAATCATGATGCGTTGCTGTGCACCCTCACCGACCGCATTGACCAACCGTTTCTGGCCCGGTGCTCCCATCTGGAAATCATTTCCCAATTTGCCGTGGGATACGACAACATCGATATTCCGGAAGCCACCCGGAAAAAAATTCCTGTGGGCTTTACCCCGGATGCCATGAGCGAGGCCACGGCCGACATCGCCTTTGGTCTGATGATCGCTGCGGCCCGCAATTTTTTTTTCCTGCACAAAACCATTCTCACGGGTGAGTGGGGGTATTTCAACCCCACGGGCCACCTGGGGTTTGAACTCAAGGGTAAAACCCTGGGCATTTTAGGCCTCGGACGTATCGGTGTCAAAATGGCTGAACGGTGTAAATCCGCCTATGGCATGACCATTATCTACCACAACCGCAACCGGAACCTTTCGGCTGAAAAACCACTCGATGCCAGATGGGTATCCTTTGACCAACTGCTTAAACAAAGCGATATCCTGTCGGTCCACTGCGCTTTGACCCCGGAGACCCGGCACATTTTCGATGCTCAGGCTTTTAAACAAATGAAGCCTTCCGCCGTGTTCATCAACACGGCCAGAGGTCCCATTCACCATGAACCCGACCTGATCCAGGCTTTGAATCAAAAACAGATCTGGGGCGCCGGCCTGGATGTCACGGATCCTGAACCCATGGCACCAGACAATTTACTTTTGTCCATGGAAAATGTGTGTGTACTGCCCCACATAGGCTCCGGCACCATGGAAGCCCGGGATCAGATGTCTGTTCTGGCGGCTGAAAACATCATTGCATTCTACAAAACAGGCCGGGTCCCGCACATTGTCAACCCAGAGGTTCTGGCATGA
- a CDS encoding transposase, translating into MPRQPRIDAPGALHHVIARGIDGTAIFRDEKDRKSFLERLDVIFKETDTVCYAWALLSNHFHLLLRTGAAPLSRVMRRLMTGHAVSFNLRHSRKGHLFQNRYKSILCQEDAYFLELVRYIHLNPLRAGLVNDMDRLDRYPFSGHAVVMGTATQSWQHVDKVLSCFGKQQGQARMRYRDFIAQGIEQGCRTDLTGGGLVRSHGGWTSVRDLHEAGLRATGDERILGDSDFVERMLTAAEDEFERRHTLKARGITVDTVAEKVAALLAMPVKEVWLPGRYKRTVEARSLVCYVAVREIGVTMRSLARRFGISTAAVSKSVTRGRRIVEEKEINIDKLIS; encoded by the coding sequence ATGCCGCGACAGCCACGCATAGACGCGCCGGGGGCGCTTCACCATGTTATCGCCAGGGGTATTGATGGAACGGCGATATTCAGGGATGAAAAGGACCGAAAATCGTTCCTGGAACGGCTGGACGTCATTTTCAAAGAAACGGATACTGTCTGTTACGCCTGGGCACTGCTGTCCAACCATTTTCACCTACTGTTACGAACCGGCGCAGCTCCCCTTTCCAGGGTCATGCGACGATTGATGACGGGCCATGCGGTCAGCTTCAACCTGCGTCATAGTCGCAAGGGGCATCTATTTCAGAATCGCTACAAGTCAATCCTCTGCCAGGAGGATGCCTATTTTCTTGAGCTGGTGCGCTATATTCATCTGAATCCGCTACGGGCCGGCCTGGTGAATGACATGGATCGCCTTGACAGGTATCCCTTCTCAGGGCATGCCGTTGTCATGGGAACGGCCACGCAATCCTGGCAGCATGTGGATAAGGTTCTATCCTGTTTCGGTAAGCAGCAGGGACAGGCGCGAATGAGATACCGGGACTTTATCGCCCAGGGGATCGAGCAGGGCTGTCGGACAGATTTGACCGGCGGCGGTCTTGTTCGCAGCCACGGCGGATGGACTTCCGTGAGAGATCTTCATGAAGCGGGTCTGCGTGCTACCGGTGATGAACGCATTCTGGGCGACAGCGACTTTGTTGAACGAATGCTTACCGCTGCGGAAGATGAGTTTGAACGGCGGCACACCTTGAAGGCACGGGGAATAACCGTGGATACCGTTGCTGAAAAGGTTGCGGCACTTCTCGCCATGCCGGTAAAGGAGGTATGGCTGCCGGGGCGCTACAAGCGTACGGTAGAGGCACGAAGCCTGGTGTGCTACGTTGCCGTTCGCGAGATTGGCGTAACCATGCGATCCCTGGCCCGGCGTTTCGGCATTTCCACGGCGGCGGTAAGCAAGTCAGTCACCCGGGGACGTCGAATAGTTGAAGAAAAAGAAATCAACATTGATAAGTTGATAAGTTAA